The Trueperaceae bacterium genome includes a window with the following:
- a CDS encoding ABC transporter permease — MTAFVLRRVGLGVIVLWLVSVVTFFLVHLAPGGPSAAVNFEATAEQREALLEQFGLNDPVLVRYGKWLAGVVRGDLGVSYNQGLPVGLLLRQRLPNTLTLGLAALVTATVLGILLGTVAAIHRNGWVDHAVSTISTLGMSIPGFWLGIVAIILFAVELRWLPASGIVSSGSGGALLDRLRHLVLPAGVLAFTLMPNVVRVTRSALLEVNRADYVRTARGKGLSPNRVLFKHAFKNALVPVLAVLGLVTTALFSGSVVIESVFGWPGLGRLAIEAANGRDYPVILGATLLAGAIVVVVNLAVDMLYAVVDPRIRHD; from the coding sequence GTGACCGCGTTCGTACTCAGGCGAGTCGGCCTCGGCGTGATCGTGCTGTGGCTCGTCTCCGTGGTCACCTTCTTCCTCGTCCACCTGGCGCCGGGGGGGCCGTCGGCGGCGGTGAACTTCGAGGCCACCGCCGAGCAGCGCGAGGCGCTCCTCGAGCAGTTCGGCCTGAACGACCCCGTCCTCGTCCGCTACGGCAAGTGGCTGGCCGGGGTGGTCAGGGGCGACCTGGGCGTCAGCTACAACCAGGGACTGCCCGTCGGGCTGCTCCTCCGCCAGCGGCTACCCAACACCCTCACGCTCGGCCTCGCCGCCCTCGTGACCGCCACCGTGCTCGGCATCCTGCTCGGCACGGTGGCGGCCATCCACCGCAACGGCTGGGTGGATCACGCGGTCAGCACCATCAGCACGCTCGGCATGTCGATCCCCGGCTTCTGGCTGGGGATCGTCGCCATCATCCTCTTCGCCGTCGAGCTGCGGTGGCTGCCCGCATCCGGCATCGTCAGCTCGGGTAGCGGCGGCGCCCTCCTCGACCGGCTGCGCCACCTCGTGCTCCCGGCGGGAGTGCTGGCGTTCACCCTCATGCCCAACGTGGTGCGCGTGACCCGCAGCGCGCTGCTGGAGGTGAACCGCGCCGACTACGTGCGCACCGCGCGGGGGAAAGGCCTGTCGCCCAACCGGGTGCTCTTCAAGCACGCCTTCAAGAACGCCCTCGTGCCCGTGCTCGCCGTGCTCGGCCTCGTCACCACCGCCCTGTTCTCGGGCTCCGTCGTCATCGAGAGCGTGTTCGGCTGGCCGGGCCTTGGGCGCCTCGCCATCGAGGCCGCCAACGGCCGCGACTACCCAGTCATCCTCGGCGCGACGCTGCTCGCGGGCGCCATAGTGGTGGTCGTCAACCTGGCGGTCGACATGCTCTACGCCGTCGTCGACCCGCGGATCCGCCATGATTGA
- a CDS encoding aminopeptidase P family protein, producing the protein MGGGALSPITPSELAARARTAASRLAGRAAALVLFDDQYIQYFTGFVFSPTERPIALIVDPDGARTLFVPRLEREHAEAMASVERVVAYPEYPGETHPLALLAAELKALAATGPVGIDHDGYPPVMGYVGLPLSGLLPRGVVAVGRALDEQMALKSEHEVALIRESARWGAYAHRLLQDGTKVGLREDDVAAAASAAATRAMGAELGEDYRQRNKWIRGALAIYRGQVGAASALPHALARNAVFQRGDTLVTGAGADVWGYLSELERTMFLGEPSAEQRRWFHHMLALQDLCLAAIRPGAPAASVDRAMRAYVDEHGLWENWRHHVGHGLGQRIHESPFLDVGYEGVLRPGMVLSVEPGLYVPGLGGFRHSDTVLVTDNGIEFLTNYPRDLRSLTLPA; encoded by the coding sequence GTGGGAGGCGGGGCGCTCAGCCCGATCACGCCCTCGGAGCTGGCCGCGCGGGCGCGGACGGCCGCGAGCCGCCTGGCCGGCCGCGCCGCCGCGCTCGTGCTCTTCGACGACCAGTACATCCAGTACTTCACGGGCTTCGTCTTCTCGCCCACCGAGCGCCCCATCGCCCTCATCGTCGACCCGGACGGCGCTCGCACGCTGTTCGTGCCGCGGCTCGAGCGCGAGCACGCCGAGGCGATGGCCTCGGTGGAACGCGTGGTGGCCTACCCCGAGTACCCGGGCGAGACGCACCCGCTCGCGCTCCTCGCCGCCGAGCTAAAGGCCCTCGCGGCCACCGGCCCCGTGGGCATCGATCACGACGGTTACCCGCCCGTGATGGGCTACGTCGGGTTGCCCCTGAGCGGCCTGCTGCCGCGCGGGGTCGTCGCTGTCGGTCGGGCGCTCGACGAGCAGATGGCCCTCAAGTCGGAGCACGAGGTGGCGCTCATACGCGAGAGCGCCAGGTGGGGCGCCTACGCCCACCGGCTCCTCCAGGATGGCACGAAGGTGGGCCTGCGCGAGGACGACGTGGCGGCCGCCGCCAGCGCGGCGGCGACGCGGGCCATGGGCGCCGAGCTCGGTGAGGACTACCGGCAACGCAACAAGTGGATCCGCGGTGCGCTCGCCATCTACCGCGGGCAGGTCGGCGCCGCGAGCGCCCTGCCGCACGCCCTGGCCCGCAACGCGGTGTTCCAGCGCGGCGACACGCTCGTGACGGGCGCCGGCGCCGACGTGTGGGGCTACCTGAGCGAGCTCGAGCGCACCATGTTCCTGGGCGAGCCCAGCGCGGAGCAGAGGCGCTGGTTCCACCACATGCTGGCGCTGCAGGACCTGTGCCTCGCCGCCATCCGCCCTGGCGCCCCCGCCGCGTCCGTCGACCGCGCCATGCGCGCCTACGTCGACGAACACGGCCTGTGGGAGAACTGGCGGCACCACGTAGGGCACGGGCTCGGTCAGCGCATCCACGAGAGCCCGTTCCTCGACGTCGGCTACGAGGGCGTGTTGCGGCCCGGCATGGTGCTCAGCGTCGAACCGGGCCTGTACGTGCCCGGCCTCGGCGGCTTCAGGCACTCCGACACGGTGCTCGTCACCGACAACGGCATCGAGTTCCTCACGAACTACCCGCGCGACCTGAGGAGCCTGACGCTGCCGGCCTGA
- a CDS encoding membrane dipeptidase: MQDKRYDGYRSFQFLEAGTDYKEFELSPVLNRVASKQVEVTPAEEERVKRLFAEKLMISLHDHCFVAPKDLSRFFEFRRWGRDFTGYEGLAVSGLDAVFDNLMNGTAMIHSRGGWKWDDVITDLGLRLSDIAHQDMVVLCTTTEQIVRAKAEGRIAFIVSIEGAAMIENELDRLDVLYGLGVRCIGIAYSEANALGSGLKEPRDGGLTTFGRKAVERMNKLGLAIDVSHSGDQTSLDTIQASSKPVFITHAGARALWDSRRLKPDDVIEACAAKGGVIGIEAAPHTTITHKNPRHTIESFMEHFEYCVDLVGIDHVAFGPDVLFGDHVGLHTALTEALSIGASRGALEYPKVEFVDGLESPAEAFPNIVRWLVKHGYSDDDIGKAVGGNVMRVLKEVWAR; this comes from the coding sequence ATGCAAGACAAGCGTTACGACGGCTACCGGTCGTTCCAGTTCCTCGAGGCCGGGACCGACTACAAGGAGTTCGAGCTCTCGCCCGTCCTGAACCGGGTCGCCTCCAAGCAGGTGGAGGTCACGCCTGCCGAGGAGGAACGCGTCAAGCGCCTCTTCGCGGAGAAGCTGATGATCTCGCTCCACGACCACTGCTTCGTGGCCCCCAAGGACCTGTCCCGCTTCTTCGAGTTCCGCCGCTGGGGCCGCGACTTCACGGGCTACGAGGGCCTCGCCGTCAGCGGACTCGACGCGGTGTTCGACAACCTGATGAACGGCACCGCCATGATCCACTCGCGCGGCGGCTGGAAGTGGGACGACGTCATCACCGACCTGGGCCTGCGCCTCTCCGACATCGCCCACCAGGACATGGTCGTCCTCTGCACCACCACCGAACAGATCGTGCGGGCCAAGGCCGAGGGGCGCATCGCCTTCATCGTGAGCATCGAGGGCGCCGCCATGATCGAGAACGAGCTCGACCGCCTCGACGTCCTCTACGGGCTCGGCGTGCGCTGCATCGGCATCGCCTACAGCGAGGCCAACGCCCTCGGCAGCGGCCTCAAGGAGCCGCGCGACGGCGGCCTCACGACCTTCGGTCGCAAGGCCGTGGAGCGCATGAACAAGCTCGGGCTGGCCATCGACGTGAGCCACTCCGGCGACCAGACGTCGCTCGACACCATCCAGGCGAGCAGCAAGCCGGTCTTCATCACCCACGCCGGCGCCCGCGCCCTATGGGACTCGCGCCGCCTGAAGCCGGACGACGTCATCGAGGCGTGCGCCGCCAAGGGCGGCGTCATCGGCATCGAGGCGGCCCCGCACACGACCATCACCCACAAGAACCCCCGCCACACCATCGAGTCGTTCATGGAGCACTTCGAGTACTGCGTCGACCTCGTCGGCATCGACCACGTGGCGTTCGGTCCGGACGTCCTGTTCGGCGATCACGTCGGCCTGCACACGGCCCTGACGGAGGCGCTCAGCATCGGCGCGTCGCGCGGCGCCCTCGAGTACCCCAAGGTCGAGTTCGTGGACGGGCTCGAGAGCCCCGCCGAGGCGTTCCCGAACATCGTGCGCTGGCTCGTCAAGCACGGTTACAGCGACGACGACATCGGCAAGGCCGTCGGCGGCAACGTCATGCGCGTCCTCAAGGAGGTCTGGGCCAGGTGA
- the selU gene encoding tRNA 2-selenouridine(34) synthase MnmH: protein MTLAPTDVYPLGAGSARPVIDVRAPVEVARGALPGAAPLPLLTDEERHLVGLRYKEAGQEAAVALGHELVRASLPARIDAWRAVVEASAGPTAVACWRGGLRSRLAVEFIARPQALAVTGGYRALRRHLVATLPAAVAAKRVLVLAGLTGAGKTRLLRRLAAAAPPGLQVVDLEGLARHRGSAFGHLAEAQPSQQTFENAVAAEVIVSRAALLLVEDESRHVGRRTLPDALHHAMSRAPLVMLEAGPASRARAIHAEYVAAATLERGREAVAADLLASLAHLRRRLGGAVSDALAERVARLAADGAAWDDPAAHGGWIQELLERHYDPLYRRALGRLARPVMFAGDEAEVLGWLRTEAA from the coding sequence ATGACACTCGCGCCCACCGACGTCTACCCCCTCGGGGCGGGGAGCGCGCGCCCGGTGATCGACGTGCGGGCGCCCGTCGAAGTGGCGCGCGGCGCCCTGCCGGGAGCGGCCCCCTTGCCCCTCCTGACCGATGAGGAGCGTCACCTGGTCGGGCTCCGCTACAAGGAGGCGGGCCAGGAGGCAGCGGTCGCGCTCGGTCACGAGCTGGTGCGGGCGAGCCTGCCCGCGAGGATCGACGCCTGGCGGGCCGTCGTCGAGGCGAGCGCCGGGCCGACGGCTGTCGCCTGCTGGCGGGGGGGCCTGAGGAGCCGCCTGGCGGTCGAGTTCATCGCCAGGCCGCAGGCCCTGGCGGTGACCGGCGGCTACCGCGCGCTGCGGCGCCACCTCGTCGCCACCCTGCCGGCCGCCGTGGCGGCCAAGCGCGTGCTCGTGCTCGCCGGCCTGACCGGGGCGGGGAAGACGCGGCTGCTGCGCCGCCTCGCCGCCGCCGCGCCGCCCGGGCTGCAGGTCGTCGACCTCGAGGGGCTGGCGCGCCACCGGGGCAGCGCATTCGGCCACCTGGCGGAGGCGCAACCGAGCCAGCAGACGTTCGAGAACGCCGTAGCGGCCGAGGTGATCGTGAGCCGCGCCGCCCTTCTGCTGGTCGAGGACGAGTCGCGGCACGTGGGCCGGCGGACCCTGCCCGACGCGCTGCACCACGCCATGTCCCGCGCCCCGCTCGTGATGCTTGAGGCCGGGCCGGCGAGTCGCGCCCGCGCCATCCACGCCGAGTACGTCGCCGCCGCCACCCTGGAGCGGGGCCGCGAGGCGGTGGCGGCGGATCTCCTCGCCTCCCTCGCCCACCTGCGGCGCCGCCTGGGCGGCGCGGTCAGCGACGCGCTCGCGGAGCGCGTCGCGCGCCTCGCGGCCGACGGGGCGGCTTGGGACGACCCCGCCGCCCACGGCGGCTGGATCCAGGAGCTGCTCGAGCGGCACTACGACCCCCTTTACCGCCGCGCGCTCGGGCGGCTGGCGCGCCCGGTGATGTTCGCCGGCGACGAGGCGGAGGTGCTCGGGTGGCTGAGGACGGAGGCGGCGTGA
- a CDS encoding ABC transporter permease, which translates to MTRARFGALLLAVIALAAMFAPLLSGYDPIKPDYRARYAPPSQQHLLGTDGLGRDVLARSLAGGRVSLLVALSSTVLTLALGGVLGVVAAGFGGAVNMVLSRVFDALLAFPGFLLILLVVASLGGGTLQTVMAMGVAGSPVFFRLARAFTRSELNAEYVTAAGALGATRLRQLVRHAVPNFLGSIVVQLASTAASFLLVEASLSFLGLGVPLPTPSWGNVLQDARAFLTTQPWAAVGPGLFLAGASLSFQFMSDGLRDILDRRA; encoded by the coding sequence GTGACCCGCGCGAGGTTCGGCGCCCTCCTGCTGGCGGTCATCGCGCTCGCCGCCATGTTCGCGCCGCTACTCAGCGGCTACGACCCCATCAAGCCCGACTACCGCGCGCGCTACGCCCCGCCCAGCCAGCAGCACCTGCTGGGCACGGACGGCCTCGGCCGCGACGTCCTGGCGAGGTCGTTGGCGGGTGGACGGGTGTCGCTGCTCGTCGCCCTGTCGTCGACCGTGCTGACCCTCGCGCTGGGCGGGGTGCTGGGGGTGGTCGCCGCCGGCTTCGGCGGGGCGGTCAACATGGTGTTGTCGCGCGTCTTCGACGCGCTGTTGGCCTTCCCGGGCTTCCTCCTCATCCTCCTCGTCGTCGCGAGCCTGGGCGGCGGCACGCTGCAGACGGTCATGGCCATGGGGGTGGCGGGCTCGCCCGTCTTCTTCCGCCTGGCGCGCGCCTTCACGCGCAGCGAACTCAACGCCGAGTACGTGACGGCCGCCGGCGCCCTCGGCGCCACCCGCCTGCGTCAGCTCGTGCGCCACGCCGTCCCCAACTTCCTGGGGAGCATCGTCGTGCAGCTCGCGAGCACGGCCGCGTCGTTCCTGCTGGTCGAGGCGTCGCTCTCGTTCCTCGGCCTGGGGGTCCCGCTGCCGACCCCGAGCTGGGGGAACGTCCTGCAGGACGCCCGCGCCTTCCTGACCACCCAACCGTGGGCGGCGGTCGGGCCGGGGCTGTTCCTCGCCGGCGCCTCGCTGTCGTTCCAGTTCATGTCGGACGGCCTCAGGGACATCCTCGACAGGCGCGCCTGA
- the selD gene encoding selenide, water dikinase SelD, which translates to MSDGLTVRLTATVKKGGCAAKLAAGTLAALVRDLPPARHPDLLVGVDRLDDAAVWRLAPDMALVQTLDFFTPILDDPHDFGAVAAANAVSDVFAMGGRPISAMTILAYPLGSLPDEVLPALMAGAGAALAEAGAVLVGGHSIEDDTLKLGFSVAGLVHPDRLWTNAGARPGDVLLLTKAVGTGTLTGALKAGEVTADALGEAVASMRQVNRHELPDELHAQVHAATDVTGFGLLGHALHLANASGVGVRLEAERVPLLDGARAALAAGSLTRAHSTNARYVGAAVTGREAIDPVTWLALVDPQTSGGLLLSVDPAAAEAVAAHLRPRFPRTAAIGVVEALGSAPALRLA; encoded by the coding sequence GTGAGCGACGGCCTGACCGTGCGCCTCACCGCCACGGTGAAGAAGGGCGGTTGCGCCGCCAAGCTGGCCGCGGGCACGCTCGCCGCCCTGGTGCGCGACCTGCCCCCGGCGCGTCACCCCGACCTGCTCGTCGGGGTGGACCGCCTCGACGACGCCGCCGTGTGGCGCCTCGCCCCCGACATGGCGCTCGTCCAGACGCTCGACTTCTTCACGCCCATCCTCGACGACCCGCACGACTTCGGCGCCGTGGCGGCGGCCAACGCCGTCTCCGACGTGTTCGCGATGGGTGGGCGCCCCATCAGCGCCATGACCATCCTCGCCTACCCGCTGGGCAGCCTGCCCGACGAGGTCCTGCCGGCCCTGATGGCCGGCGCCGGCGCGGCCCTCGCCGAGGCGGGCGCCGTGTTGGTTGGGGGGCACTCGATCGAGGACGACACCCTCAAGCTCGGCTTCTCCGTTGCGGGCCTCGTCCACCCGGACCGGCTCTGGACGAACGCGGGCGCGCGCCCAGGCGACGTGCTCCTCCTCACCAAGGCCGTGGGCACGGGCACCCTCACGGGGGCGCTCAAGGCGGGCGAGGTGACGGCCGACGCGCTCGGCGAGGCGGTGGCGTCCATGCGGCAGGTCAACCGCCACGAGCTCCCGGACGAGCTGCACGCCCAAGTGCACGCCGCCACCGACGTCACCGGCTTCGGCCTGCTCGGGCACGCCCTCCACCTCGCGAACGCCTCGGGGGTGGGGGTGCGCCTCGAAGCGGAGCGCGTGCCGCTCCTGGACGGCGCCCGCGCGGCGCTGGCGGCGGGGAGCCTGACGCGCGCCCACTCGACCAACGCGCGCTACGTGGGTGCGGCCGTGACGGGCCGCGAGGCCATCGACCCCGTCACCTGGCTGGCGCTCGTCGACCCGCAGACGAGCGGCGGGCTGCTGCTCTCGGTGGATCCCGCCGCGGCCGAGGCCGTGGCGGCGCACCTGCGGCCGCGCTTCCCCCGCACCGCTGCCATCGGGGTGGTGGAGGCGCTCGGCTCAGCGCCCGCCCTGCGCTTGGCCTGA
- a CDS encoding alpha/beta fold hydrolase: MSAPGTGRTPVSATTFQLVVNGATLEVDDSARVDAAASGKPTIVTLHGAPGMGSRGNDWEVYSAFTDAFRVVSYDQRGSGASSDTPPYTHEQFAADVDAVREALGLGERIVIAGGSYGGFLAQEYALRYPQHVRAVVLRDTAAHAGFKDEAMRRALASPYPMDVPGLTRLFEGRTTSDADFRALITMIMPLYTVSYDAERDARQVAAMQLHHATHNHAFAHNQADFDLRPRLAELSAPVLVTVGRHDWVTPLAASEELHALLPDSELVIFEQSGHGPQNEEREEWRRVVREFLTREVLA, translated from the coding sequence GTGAGCGCCCCCGGCACCGGGCGGACGCCCGTCAGCGCCACCACCTTCCAGCTCGTGGTCAACGGCGCCACCCTCGAGGTGGACGACTCGGCGCGCGTCGACGCGGCCGCGAGCGGCAAGCCGACGATAGTGACGCTCCACGGCGCGCCAGGCATGGGCAGCCGGGGCAACGACTGGGAGGTCTACTCCGCCTTCACGGACGCCTTCCGCGTGGTGAGCTACGACCAGCGCGGCTCTGGCGCGAGCTCAGACACGCCCCCCTACACGCACGAGCAGTTCGCCGCCGACGTTGACGCCGTGCGCGAGGCCCTCGGCCTCGGGGAGCGCATCGTGATAGCGGGCGGGTCGTACGGCGGCTTCCTGGCCCAGGAGTACGCGCTGCGCTACCCGCAGCACGTGCGCGCCGTGGTGCTGCGCGACACGGCCGCCCACGCCGGGTTCAAGGACGAGGCCATGCGTCGGGCCCTGGCCAGCCCCTACCCGATGGACGTGCCCGGCCTGACGCGCCTCTTCGAGGGCCGCACCACCTCCGACGCCGACTTCCGCGCGCTCATCACCATGATCATGCCGCTATACACCGTCAGCTACGACGCGGAGCGCGACGCCCGCCAGGTGGCCGCCATGCAGCTCCACCACGCCACCCACAACCACGCCTTCGCCCACAACCAGGCCGACTTCGACCTCAGGCCGCGCCTGGCGGAGCTCAGTGCTCCCGTGCTCGTCACGGTCGGCCGCCACGACTGGGTCACCCCCCTGGCGGCGAGCGAGGAGCTTCACGCGCTCCTGCCCGACTCCGAGCTGGTCATCTTCGAGCAGAGCGGCCACGGGCCCCAGAACGAGGAGCGCGAGGAGTGGCGCCGGGTGGTGAGGGAGTTCCTCACCCGTGAGGTCCTGGCGTGA
- a CDS encoding ABC transporter permease, whose translation MSRYLLVQTLSFIVTLWAVLTLVFLAMRALPGDAATVMGGIDASESQVSTLRTQLGLDRSLPAQYATYLADMAQGDLGRSLRERRPVVRVLVDRFPVTLTLAAMAFVVSLLVGLGLGLLAGLRPGGTFDRLTLLFTTVALALPEFWFGFLLILLFAVRLGWFPVLGLPPQGLTLAASWHLLLPAVTLAIPRAAQVARLARSRVLEERSSDYVRTARSKGLRPAAIARHIAANSLPGTIPLLALELGGLLTGTIVVEQVFGLPGLGATILGAIGARDYPVVQGVTILAVTVYVLVNWLADVMQVVSDPRLRVS comes from the coding sequence GTGTCTAGGTATCTACTGGTTCAGACCCTCTCTTTCATCGTCACCCTGTGGGCGGTGCTCACGCTCGTGTTCCTGGCCATGCGCGCGCTGCCGGGCGACGCCGCCACGGTGATGGGCGGGATCGACGCCAGCGAGTCGCAGGTGAGCACCCTGCGCACGCAGCTCGGCCTCGACCGTTCGCTCCCCGCCCAGTACGCGACCTACCTCGCCGACATGGCGCAGGGCGACCTGGGCCGCTCCCTCCGGGAACGGCGCCCGGTGGTGCGCGTGTTGGTCGACCGCTTCCCCGTCACCCTCACGCTCGCCGCCATGGCGTTCGTGGTCTCGCTGCTGGTCGGGCTCGGGTTGGGGTTGCTGGCCGGGTTGCGGCCCGGCGGCACGTTCGACAGGCTCACGCTCCTCTTCACCACGGTGGCGTTGGCCCTGCCCGAGTTCTGGTTCGGGTTCCTCCTCATACTCCTCTTCGCCGTGCGGCTCGGCTGGTTCCCCGTGCTGGGGTTGCCGCCGCAGGGGCTGACGCTGGCGGCGAGCTGGCACCTGCTGCTGCCGGCCGTCACGCTCGCCATCCCCCGCGCCGCGCAGGTCGCGCGGCTGGCGCGCTCCCGGGTGCTGGAGGAGCGCAGCTCCGACTACGTCCGCACCGCCCGGAGCAAGGGGTTGCGACCGGCGGCCATCGCCCGGCACATCGCCGCCAACTCCCTCCCCGGCACCATCCCCCTGCTCGCCCTCGAGCTCGGCGGCCTGCTCACCGGCACGATCGTGGTGGAGCAGGTGTTCGGGCTGCCAGGCCTCGGCGCCACCATCCTGGGCGCCATCGGCGCGCGCGACTACCCCGTGGTGCAGGGGGTCACCATCCTCGCCGTCACCGTCTACGTGCTGGTCAACTGGTTGGCCGACGTCATGCAGGTCGTCTCCGACCCGCGGCTGAGGGTCTCGTGA
- a CDS encoding ABC transporter permease: MIDAAPLVDRAAVSAERRARRARLWRRVGRQPLGLAALLVLVLLALAVTLGPLLYPQQPNRTDARNILKAPSAEHVLGTDELGRDVLARILAGGRVSLSVGLLAMVVGLTIGTVAGGLAGYFRGRVEVVIMRLVDVFMAIPNFFLILVVVTAFGNHPVMVIVTVGIGFWAQMARVVHAEFVKVRGYEFVEAARALGATHPRTMLKHVLPQVAPQAIVLASLGVGWAILTEAGLSYLGLGIQPPLASWGNMLQNAQSYLWLKPVLAIYPGLFIAVTVLAFNLLGNALRDVFDPRG; the protein is encoded by the coding sequence ATGATTGACGCCGCGCCCCTCGTCGACCGCGCCGCCGTGAGCGCCGAGCGCCGCGCGCGCCGCGCCAGGCTGTGGCGGCGCGTCGGGCGCCAACCCCTCGGCCTGGCGGCGCTGCTCGTCCTCGTGCTGCTGGCCCTGGCCGTGACGCTCGGCCCGCTGCTCTACCCCCAGCAACCGAACCGCACCGACGCCCGCAACATCTTGAAGGCGCCCTCTGCAGAACACGTGCTGGGCACCGACGAGCTCGGCCGCGACGTCCTGGCGCGCATCCTCGCCGGCGGCAGGGTGTCGCTGAGCGTCGGCCTCCTCGCCATGGTCGTCGGCCTCACCATCGGCACCGTCGCCGGGGGCCTCGCCGGCTACTTCCGCGGCCGCGTCGAGGTGGTGATCATGCGCCTCGTCGACGTCTTCATGGCCATCCCCAACTTCTTCCTCATCCTCGTCGTCGTCACGGCGTTCGGCAACCACCCCGTCATGGTCATCGTGACCGTCGGCATCGGCTTCTGGGCGCAGATGGCGCGCGTGGTGCACGCCGAGTTCGTGAAGGTGCGCGGTTACGAGTTCGTCGAGGCGGCGCGGGCCCTCGGGGCCACCCACCCCCGCACCATGCTCAAGCACGTCCTGCCGCAGGTGGCGCCCCAGGCCATCGTCCTCGCCTCGCTAGGCGTGGGCTGGGCCATCCTGACGGAAGCGGGACTCTCTTACCTCGGGCTCGGGATCCAGCCGCCGCTGGCGTCCTGGGGCAACATGCTCCAGAACGCCCAGTCGTACCTGTGGTTGAAGCCCGTGCTCGCCATCTATCCGGGCCTGTTCATCGCCGTGACGGTGCTGGCCTTCAACCTACTGGGCAACGCCCTGCGCGACGTGTTCGACCCGCGCGGTTGA